Genomic segment of Theropithecus gelada isolate Dixy unplaced genomic scaffold, Tgel_1.0 HiC_scaffold_7696, whole genome shotgun sequence:
GGGCTGGAGGAGCGTCGCAGGCGCAAGGCAATGGCCAGAATCATGGCCAGGAGGAAGAGTACTGAGATCAAGGCCAAGGCCACCACTAGGTAAAACTGCAGCTCAGCCTGGGGGTCAGAGGGTACAGGGCGGTCAGTGATATCCGGCAGCACCTCCTGCAAGCTGTCGGCAAAGACCAAGTGCAGCGTGACGGTGGCGGAGAGTGGCGGCTGTCCACCATCACGCACGGCGACCAGCAGGCGCTGTCGGGCAGCGTCCCTGTCGCCCAAGGCACGCTCCGTGCGCACCTCTCCCGTGCGCAGCCCCAGGCTGAAGAGCCCGGGCTCGCTAGCCTGCAGCACGTGGTAGGACAGCCAGGCGTTGTGTCCTGAGTCTGCGTCCACCGCCACCACCTTGGTCACCAGGTAGCCGGGCTCTGCAGCGCGCGGCACCATATCGAAGAGCGCAGAGCCGTCGGGACCCAGCGCGGGGTACAGCACCCTAGGCGCATTGTCGTTGCGGTCGCCCACCAACACGCGCAGGCTCACGTTTGCACTGAGCGCAGGCGAGCCCTGGTCGCGGGCCTGCAGTGTGAGTTTGAAGGAGCGCAGCTGCTCGTGGTCGAAGGCGCGCTGCGCGAACACCACCCCGCTCTCCGTGCTTATGGACACGTAGGATGACAGCTCCCGCTGCTCCAGGTCACTGGCCACGATGGAGTAAGAGACTTGGCCGTTGGGCCCCAAGTCAGGATCGGAAGCGCTGACTTGTGAAATAGAGGCTCCAGGCGGGTTGTTCTCGGCCACGTAGACTATATAGGAAGACTGTGAGAAAACTGGAGCGTTGTCGTTTACATCACCAATGTGCAGAGTGATGCTGGAActggaggagaggggaggctTGCCCCGATCTGTGGCCGTAATGGTGATATTATACTCTGGATTCTGCTCGCGGTCTAGAAAAGCATCTGTCACTAATTTATACGTGTTTCTTGAAGAAGTTAATATCTTAAATGGAACATCATCTTCCAATTTACAAGTAACTTCACCATTGTGTCTGGAATCCTTGTCACGGACTTTGAGCAAAGCAATATGTGTTCCTAGCTCAGCGTCCTCCATAATTAGGTTGGGTAGAGACTGGAATATCACTTCTGGGGCGTTGTCATTTTCATCTATGACTTCTACCTCCACTGTGCATTGTGCAATCATTCCTCCACCGTCCCTTGCTTCCAAAACTATGGAATATTCGTTGACTTCTTCAAAATCTAATgtatttaaaacagtaatttcCCCGGTGTTAGAGTTCAGGTCAAATTGGGTGATCTGGCTAGCTTCACTGAAAGAGAAAGTAATCTTGGCATTGATACCCTCATCCTGGTctgtggcagtcacctgtagcACCGTTGTCCCCGGGTACACGTTTTCCGAAAGGCTCACCCTGTATACGTCTTGACTGAACACTGGAGCATTATCATTGGCATCAGTCACTAGAACGTGTATCTGTGCAGTGCTGCTTAGGGGTGGAGCTCCAAAGTCCAAGGCAGTCAAAGTCAAGTGGTAAGATTTCTGCTTTTCTCGGTCCAAAGGTGTCTTCAATACCATCTCAGGGTATTTACTGCCATctgatttctctttatttatcaGTGAGAAATGATCACTGGGATTGAGTTGGTAATTCTGCAGTGTGTTGCTACCAATATCCGCATCATGGGCAGATCCTAATATAAATCGTGTGCCAGGCTGTGCAGATTCACTTATTTGCAGCTCAAAGGA
This window contains:
- the LOC112618005 gene encoding protocadherin gamma-B4, with translation MGSGAGELGRAERLPMLFLFLLLLFCPALCEQIRYRIPEEMPKGSVVGNLATDLGLSVQELPTRKLRVSSEKPYFTVSAERGELLVSSRLDREEICGKNPACALEFEAVAENPLNFYHVNVEIEDINDHTPTFTQNSFELQISESAQPGTRFILGSAHDADIGSNTLQNYQLNPSDHFSLINKEKSDGSKYPEMVLKTPLDREKQKSYHLTLTALDFGAPPLSSTAQIHVLVTDANDNAPVFSQDVYRVSLSENVYPGTTVLQVTATDQDEGINAKITFSFSEASQITQFDLNSNTGEITVLNTLDFEEVNEYSIVLEARDGGGMIAQCTVEVEVIDENDNAPEVIFQSLPNLIMEDAELGTHIALLKVRDKDSRHNGEVTCKLEDDVPFKILTSSRNTYKLVTDAFLDREQNPEYNITITATDRGKPPLSSSSSITLHIGDVNDNAPVFSQSSYIVYVAENNPPGASISQVSASDPDLGPNGQVSYSIVASDLEQRELSSYVSISTESGVVFAQRAFDHEQLRSFKLTLQARDQGSPALSANVSLRVLVGDRNDNAPRVLYPALGPDGSALFDMVPRAAEPGYLVTKVVAVDADSGHNAWLSYHVLQASEPGLFSLGLRTGEVRTERALGDRDAARQRLLVAVRDGGQPPLSATVTLHLVFADSLQEVLPDITDRPVPSDPQAELQFYLVVALALISVLFLLAMILAIALRLRRSS